The Syngnathus scovelli strain Florida chromosome 13, RoL_Ssco_1.2, whole genome shotgun sequence genome has a window encoding:
- the ugcg gene encoding ceramide glucosyltransferase isoform X2 has product MGLAEVAMQGLAVFGLLLFVVLWLMHFMSIIYVRLRLHKKRPEVQPPAGVSLLKPLKGVDANLISNLETFFTMDYPKYEVLLCVQDQDDPAVDVCKKLLGKYPNVDARLFIGGKKVGINPKINNLMPGYEGAKYGLVWICDSGIRVKADTLTDLTNQMTEKVGLVHGLPYVADRQGFAATLEQVYFGTSHPRSYISANVMGIKCVTGMSCLMRKDVLDQAGGLVAFAQYIAEDYFMAKAIADRGWKFSMATQVALQNSGSYSIGQFQSRLIRWTKLRINMLPGTVLEPVSECFLASLIIGWAAHHLFRWDMMVFFMCHCLAWFIADYVQLTGVQGGPPSFSKLDFAVAWFIRESMAVQIFLSALWDPTISWRTGRYRLRCGGTAEEILDV; this is encoded by the exons ATGGGTCTGGCGGAGGTCGCCATGCAGGGCCTTGCCGTGTTCGGCTTGCTGCTGTTCGTCGTGCTGTGGCTCATGCACTTCATGTCCATCATTTACGT GCGCCTGCGTCTGCACAAGAAGAGGCCGGAGGTTCAGCCGCCAGCGGGCGTGTCCCTGCTCAAGCCGCTCAAGGGTGTGGACGCTAACCTCATCTCCAACCTGGAGACCTTCTTCACCATGGACTACCCCAAG taCGAGGTGCTGCTGTGCGTTCAGGACCAGGACGACCCCGCCGTGGACGTATGCAAGAAGCTGCTGGGCAAATATCCCAACGTGGACGCTCGCCTCTTCATCG GGGGCAAGAAAGTGGGCATCAACCCCAAGATCAACAACCTGATGCCAGGCTACGAGGGCGCCAAGTACGGCCTGGTGTGGATCTGCGACAGCGGCATCCGAG TGAAAGCAGACACCCTGACCGATCTGACCAATCAGATGACCGAGAAGGTGGGCCTGGTGCACGGCCTGCCTTATGTCGCCGACCGCCAGGGCTTCGCCGCCACGCTGGAGCAG GTCTACTTCGGGACGTCGCACCCTCGCTCGTACATTTCGGCCAACGTGATGGGCATCAAGTGCGTGACGGGCATGTCGTGTCTGATGCGCAAGGACGTCCTGGACCAGGCCGGCGGACTGGTGGCTTTTGCGCAGTACATCGCTGAAGATTACTTCATGGCCAAGGCCATCGCCGACAG AGGCTGGAAGTTCTCCATGGCGACGCAGGTGGCCTTGCAGAATTCGGGCTCCTACTCCATCGGCCAGTTCCAGTCACGCTTGATCAG GTGGACCAAGCTGCGCATCAACATGCTTCCGGGCACCGTGCTGGAACCCGTCTCCGAGTGCTTCCTGGCCAGCCTCATTATTGGCTGGGCCGCGCATCACCTTTTCAG ATGGGACATGATGGTTTTCTTCATGTGTCATTGTTTGGCGTGGTTCATCGCCGACTACGTCCAACTGACCGGAGTTCAG GGCGGGCCGCCGAGCTTCTCCAAGCTGGACTTTGCCGTGGCGTGGTTCATCCGCGAGTCCATGGCGGTGCAGATCTTCCTGTCGGCGCTTTGGGATCCCACCATCAGCTGGCGGACCGGCCGGTACCGGCTCCGTTGCGGCGGCACGGCCGAGGAGATCCTGGACGTGTAG
- the ugcg gene encoding ceramide glucosyltransferase isoform X1, with translation MGLAEVAMQGLAVFGLLLFVVLWLMHFMSIIYVRLRLHKKRPEVQPPAGVSLLKPLKGVDANLISNLETFFTMDYPKYEVLLCVQDQDDPAVDVCKKLLGKYPNVDARLFIGNHLRRPHIETLSCLSAARSVCGLRLNGRPFQALGGKKVGINPKINNLMPGYEGAKYGLVWICDSGIRVKADTLTDLTNQMTEKVGLVHGLPYVADRQGFAATLEQVYFGTSHPRSYISANVMGIKCVTGMSCLMRKDVLDQAGGLVAFAQYIAEDYFMAKAIADRGWKFSMATQVALQNSGSYSIGQFQSRLIRWTKLRINMLPGTVLEPVSECFLASLIIGWAAHHLFRWDMMVFFMCHCLAWFIADYVQLTGVQGGPPSFSKLDFAVAWFIRESMAVQIFLSALWDPTISWRTGRYRLRCGGTAEEILDV, from the exons ATGGGTCTGGCGGAGGTCGCCATGCAGGGCCTTGCCGTGTTCGGCTTGCTGCTGTTCGTCGTGCTGTGGCTCATGCACTTCATGTCCATCATTTACGT GCGCCTGCGTCTGCACAAGAAGAGGCCGGAGGTTCAGCCGCCAGCGGGCGTGTCCCTGCTCAAGCCGCTCAAGGGTGTGGACGCTAACCTCATCTCCAACCTGGAGACCTTCTTCACCATGGACTACCCCAAG taCGAGGTGCTGCTGTGCGTTCAGGACCAGGACGACCCCGCCGTGGACGTATGCAAGAAGCTGCTGGGCAAATATCCCAACGTGGACGCTCGCCTCTTCATCGGTAACCACTTGCGACGCCCTCACATTGAAACGCTCTCTTGCCTGTCTGCGGCCCGCTCTGTCTGCGGCCTGCGTCTTAATGGGCGGCCCTTCCAGGCCCTCG GGGGCAAGAAAGTGGGCATCAACCCCAAGATCAACAACCTGATGCCAGGCTACGAGGGCGCCAAGTACGGCCTGGTGTGGATCTGCGACAGCGGCATCCGAG TGAAAGCAGACACCCTGACCGATCTGACCAATCAGATGACCGAGAAGGTGGGCCTGGTGCACGGCCTGCCTTATGTCGCCGACCGCCAGGGCTTCGCCGCCACGCTGGAGCAG GTCTACTTCGGGACGTCGCACCCTCGCTCGTACATTTCGGCCAACGTGATGGGCATCAAGTGCGTGACGGGCATGTCGTGTCTGATGCGCAAGGACGTCCTGGACCAGGCCGGCGGACTGGTGGCTTTTGCGCAGTACATCGCTGAAGATTACTTCATGGCCAAGGCCATCGCCGACAG AGGCTGGAAGTTCTCCATGGCGACGCAGGTGGCCTTGCAGAATTCGGGCTCCTACTCCATCGGCCAGTTCCAGTCACGCTTGATCAG GTGGACCAAGCTGCGCATCAACATGCTTCCGGGCACCGTGCTGGAACCCGTCTCCGAGTGCTTCCTGGCCAGCCTCATTATTGGCTGGGCCGCGCATCACCTTTTCAG ATGGGACATGATGGTTTTCTTCATGTGTCATTGTTTGGCGTGGTTCATCGCCGACTACGTCCAACTGACCGGAGTTCAG GGCGGGCCGCCGAGCTTCTCCAAGCTGGACTTTGCCGTGGCGTGGTTCATCCGCGAGTCCATGGCGGTGCAGATCTTCCTGTCGGCGCTTTGGGATCCCACCATCAGCTGGCGGACCGGCCGGTACCGGCTCCGTTGCGGCGGCACGGCCGAGGAGATCCTGGACGTGTAG
- the hsdl2 gene encoding hydroxysteroid dehydrogenase-like protein 2 isoform X2, giving the protein MLPNGGKLAGRTLFITGASRGIGKAIALKAARDGANVVIAAKTAQAHPKLPGTIYSAAQEVENLGGKALPCVVDIRDERQVEDAVRKAVDKFGGIDILVNNASAISLTGTLSTPMKKVDLMLGINLRGTYMTSKMVIPHLLKSSSAHILNLSPPLNLNPVWFKNHTAYTMAKYGMSMCVLGMAEEFRGQIAVNALWPRTAIQTAAMDMLGGEGVAKQCRTADIMADAAYAVLTRPKTFTGHFLVDEDVLREEGVRDMDQYAVQPGHPLLPDFFLDETPEALAQQMEQHGATPAFKPPSASATSSSGGPIESTFEVIRGVLNEDLVKSTKALYRFDLSGEHAGVWFLDLKSGAGSAGPGQPHAEPDVVMTMDSADFSKMFAGKLKPTMAFMSGKLRIAGDMTLAIKLEKMMGRMSKL; this is encoded by the exons ATGCTTCCAAACGGGGG GAAGTTGGCGGGCCGCACGCTGTTCATCACGGGCGCCAGCCGCGGCATCGGCAAGGCCATCGCCCTGAAGGCCGCCAGAGACGGCGCCAACGTGGTCATCGCCGCCAAGACGGCGCAGGCTCACCCCAAGCTGCCCGGCACCATCTACAGCGCCGCGCAGGAGG TGGAGAACTTGGGCGGGAAAGCGCTGCCGTGCGTGGTGGACATCCGAGACGAGCGACAAGTTGAAGACGCTGTTCGGAAAGCCGTTGACAAGTTTGGAG GCATCGACATCTTGGTGAACAACGCCAGCGCCATCAGCCTGACGGGAACCTTGTCAACGCCCATGAAGAAGGTGGACCTCATGCTAGGAATCAACCTGAGAGGAACATACATGAC GTCCAAGATGGTCATTCCGCACCTGCTCAAGAGTTCGTCTGCACACATCCTCAACTTGTCGCCGCCTCTCAACCTCAACCCCGTCTGgttcaagaaccacacag CGTACACCATGGCCAAGTATGGCATGTCCATGTGCGTCCTGGGGATGGCGGAAGAGTTCAGAGGTCAAATCGCCGTGAACGCCCTTTGGCCGAGAACCG CCATCCAGACGGCGGCCATGGACATGCTGGGCGGCGAAGGCGTGGCCAAGCAGTGTCGTACTGCGGACATCATGGCGGACGCCGCCTACGCTGTCCTGACGCGGCCCAAAACCTTTACCGGTCACTTCCTGGTGGATGAGGACGTTCTGCGGGAAGAGGGGGTGCGAGACATGGATCAGTACGCCGTCCAGCCAG GTCACCCGCTCCTGCCCGACTTCTTTCTAGACGAGACCCCCGAGGCGCTGGCCCAGCAAATGGAGCAACACG GGGCGACACCCGCCTTCAAGCCGCCATCCGCGTCGGCCACATCTTCTTCCGGCGGCCCCATAGAAAGCACGTTTGAGGTGATCCGAGGCGTCCTCAATGAGGATCTGGTTAAGTCCACCAAGGCGCTCTACCGGTTTGACCTTTCAG GAGAACACGCAGGGGTTTGGTTCCTGGACTTGAAGAGCGGGGCAGGCAGCGCGGGGCCAGGCCAGCCGCACGCTGAGCCCGACGTGGTCATGACCATGGATTCGGCCGACTTTAGCAAAATGTTTGCGG GCAAGCTGAAGCCGACGATGGCGTTCATGTCGGGGAAGCTTCGCATCGCCGGCGACATGACGCTCGCCATCAAGCTGGAGAAGATGATGGGCCGCATGTCCAAGCTGTGA
- the hsdl2 gene encoding hydroxysteroid dehydrogenase-like protein 2 isoform X1 — MLPNGGKLAGRTLFITGASRGIGKAIALKAARDGANVVIAAKTAQAHPKLPGTIYSAAQEVENLGGKALPCVVDIRDERQVEDAVRKAVDKFGGIDILVNNASAISLTGTLSTPMKKVDLMLGINLRGTYMTSKMVIPHLLKSSSAHILNLSPPLNLNPVWFKNHTAYTMAKYGMSMCVLGMAEEFRGQIAVNALWPRTAIQTAAMDMLGGEGVAKQCRTADIMADAAYAVLTRPKTFTGHFLVDEDVLREEGVRDMDQYAVQPGRLLASLHADCPALPCSALPCLALPCPVRRSLTLPSDWSAGHPLLPDFFLDETPEALAQQMEQHGATPAFKPPSASATSSSGGPIESTFEVIRGVLNEDLVKSTKALYRFDLSGEHAGVWFLDLKSGAGSAGPGQPHAEPDVVMTMDSADFSKMFAGKLKPTMAFMSGKLRIAGDMTLAIKLEKMMGRMSKL; from the exons ATGCTTCCAAACGGGGG GAAGTTGGCGGGCCGCACGCTGTTCATCACGGGCGCCAGCCGCGGCATCGGCAAGGCCATCGCCCTGAAGGCCGCCAGAGACGGCGCCAACGTGGTCATCGCCGCCAAGACGGCGCAGGCTCACCCCAAGCTGCCCGGCACCATCTACAGCGCCGCGCAGGAGG TGGAGAACTTGGGCGGGAAAGCGCTGCCGTGCGTGGTGGACATCCGAGACGAGCGACAAGTTGAAGACGCTGTTCGGAAAGCCGTTGACAAGTTTGGAG GCATCGACATCTTGGTGAACAACGCCAGCGCCATCAGCCTGACGGGAACCTTGTCAACGCCCATGAAGAAGGTGGACCTCATGCTAGGAATCAACCTGAGAGGAACATACATGAC GTCCAAGATGGTCATTCCGCACCTGCTCAAGAGTTCGTCTGCACACATCCTCAACTTGTCGCCGCCTCTCAACCTCAACCCCGTCTGgttcaagaaccacacag CGTACACCATGGCCAAGTATGGCATGTCCATGTGCGTCCTGGGGATGGCGGAAGAGTTCAGAGGTCAAATCGCCGTGAACGCCCTTTGGCCGAGAACCG CCATCCAGACGGCGGCCATGGACATGCTGGGCGGCGAAGGCGTGGCCAAGCAGTGTCGTACTGCGGACATCATGGCGGACGCCGCCTACGCTGTCCTGACGCGGCCCAAAACCTTTACCGGTCACTTCCTGGTGGATGAGGACGTTCTGCGGGAAGAGGGGGTGCGAGACATGGATCAGTACGCCGTCCAGCCAGGTCGCTTGCTCGCTTCTTTGCACGCagactgccctgccctgccctgctctgccttgccttgccttgccttgccctgcCCTGTCCGCCGCAGTCTCacactgccttctgattggtccGCAGGTCACCCGCTCCTGCCCGACTTCTTTCTAGACGAGACCCCCGAGGCGCTGGCCCAGCAAATGGAGCAACACG GGGCGACACCCGCCTTCAAGCCGCCATCCGCGTCGGCCACATCTTCTTCCGGCGGCCCCATAGAAAGCACGTTTGAGGTGATCCGAGGCGTCCTCAATGAGGATCTGGTTAAGTCCACCAAGGCGCTCTACCGGTTTGACCTTTCAG GAGAACACGCAGGGGTTTGGTTCCTGGACTTGAAGAGCGGGGCAGGCAGCGCGGGGCCAGGCCAGCCGCACGCTGAGCCCGACGTGGTCATGACCATGGATTCGGCCGACTTTAGCAAAATGTTTGCGG GCAAGCTGAAGCCGACGATGGCGTTCATGTCGGGGAAGCTTCGCATCGCCGGCGACATGACGCTCGCCATCAAGCTGGAGAAGATGATGGGCCGCATGTCCAAGCTGTGA